A single genomic interval of Portunus trituberculatus isolate SZX2019 chromosome 41, ASM1759143v1, whole genome shotgun sequence harbors:
- the LOC123516759 gene encoding ER degradation-enhancing alpha-mannosidase-like protein 1 isoform X5, translated as MVAQLRHWLWGHVIFILVVHASECAFNIFRYPLGSIERKYGSLPESERLRLKEDTRDMFYFGYDNYMKYAYPEDELNPILCRGRGPDRDDPLLGALLSAHLLIEDKSQPFGNLEPEWYNGELLEMASDLASRFMPAFESSKTGLPYPRVNLRSGVPEGSRTDTCTAGAGSLLVEFGVLSRLIGDPVYEMSARRANRVLWKLRNENTGLLGNVVDVDTGKWVGELSGVGAGLDSFYEYLLKAYVLFGHPEDYYMFNETYSLIKHYMRRGRPDCNSGVGDHPLYVNVDMKNGGTHTTWIDSLQAAFAGIQVLAGDMEEAICTHALYYTIWKKYGVLPERFNWQRISPDVMFYPLRPEFVESTYLLYQATKNPFYLHVGRDILTSLNNLTRARCGHATVHSVLDMTLEDRMESFFLSETCKYLYLLFDADNPINLNSGRYMFTTEGHVLPLAPWLRQHTWENGLFQDNTPAPHTNLSLAGCPSINEERIHRLPLKSHYLEQISFSLGVEL; from the exons ATGGTTGCGCAACTTAGGCACTGGCTATGGGGACACGTAATATTTATATTGGTGGTGCATGCTTCAGAGTGTGCTTTTAACATATTCAGATATCCTCTCGGTAGTATagaaaggaaatatggaagCCTTCCGGAAAGTGAGCGCCTCAGGCTTAAAGAAGACACGAGGGACATGTTTTACTTCGGCTATGATAACTACATGAAGTATGCCTATCCTGAGGACGAGCTCAACCCTATCCTGTGCCGCGGCCGAGGACCAGATCGTGATGACCC ACTATTGGGTGCTTTATTGTCTGCTCATTTACTCATAGAGGACAAGAGTCAACCATTTGGGAACCTAGAACCAGAGTGGTACAATGGAGAACTTTTGGAAATGGCATCTGATTTAGCCTCTCGCTTCATGCCAGCATTTGAGAGCTCCAAGACTGGCCTGCCATATCCAAGG GTAAATTTGCGCAGTGGGGTGCCAGAGGGAAGTCGTACAGACACTTGCACAGCTGGAGCTGGCTCCCTGCTGGTTGAGTTTGGGGTTCTGAGTCGCTTGATTGGAGACCCTGTATACGAGATGTCTGCCAGAAGAGCCAACAGAGTACTGTGGAAACTTCGGAATGAAAATACAGGTTTATTAG GGAATGTGGTGGACGTGGACACAGGCAAATGGGTTGGGGAGCtgagtggtgttggagctggcCTGGACAGCTTCTATGAATATCTTCTTAAGGCCTATGTATTGTTTGGTCATCCAGAGGACTATTATATGTTCAATGAAACCTACAGCCTCATCAAGCATTACATGAGAAGGGG aCGTCCTGACTGTAATTCTGGTGTTGGAGACCATCCACTCTATGTTAATGTGGACATGAAAAACGGCGGTACACACACTACTTGGATTGACTCCCTTCAGGCTGCATTTGCTGGAATACAA GTCTTAGCCGGTGACATGGAAGAGGCTATCTGTACACATGCTCTTTATTACACTATCTGGAAAAAATATGGAGTGTTACCAGAGAGATTCAATTGGCAAAGGATCTCTCCAGATGTGATGTTTTATCCACTAAGACCAGAATTTGTGGAGTCAACATATCTACTGTATCAG GCAACCAAGAATCCATTTTACTTGCATGTTGGACGGGAcatcctcacttccctcaacaACTTAACTCGAGCACGTTGTGGCCATGCTACAGTCCACTCTGTCCTGGATATGACTTTGGAGGATCGTATGGAGTCATTCTTCCTTTCAGAGACCTGCAAGTACTTATATTTG TTGTTTGATGCAGATAACCCCATCAATCTGAACTCTGGCCGCTATATGTTCACCACAGAGGGCCATGTGTTACCATTGGCACCTTGGTTACGCCAACACACCTGGGAGAATGGCCTCTTCCAGGACAACACTCCTGCACCTCACACCAATTTATCTTTGGCTGGT TGTCCATCCATCAATGAAGAGAGGATACATAGGCTGCCCCTGAAAAGCCATTACCTGGAGCAGATATCCTTTTCTCTTGGGGTGGAGTTATGA
- the LOC123516759 gene encoding ER degradation-enhancing alpha-mannosidase-like protein 1 isoform X1: MVAQLRHWLWGHVIFILVVHASECAFNIFRYPLGSIERKYGSLPESERLRLKEDTRDMFYFGYDNYMKYAYPEDELNPILCRGRGPDRDDPSNININDILGDYSLTLIDTLDTLAILGDVEEFRHAVQLVIDNVNFDKNSTVQVFEANIRLLGALLSAHLLIEDKSQPFGNLEPEWYNGELLEMASDLASRFMPAFESSKTGLPYPRVNLRSGVPEGSRTDTCTAGAGSLLVEFGVLSRLIGDPVYEMSARRANRVLWKLRNENTGLLGNVVDVDTGKWVGELSGVGAGLDSFYEYLLKAYVLFGHPEDYYMFNETYSLIKHYMRRGRPDCNSGVGDHPLYVNVDMKNGGTHTTWIDSLQAAFAGIQVLAGDMEEAICTHALYYTIWKKYGVLPERFNWQRISPDVMFYPLRPEFVESTYLLYQATKNPFYLHVGRDILTSLNNLTRARCGHATVHSVLDMTLEDRMESFFLSETCKYLYLLFDADNPINLNSGRYMFTTEGHVLPLAPWLRQHTWENGLFQDNTPAPHTNLSLAGCPSINEERIHRLPLKSHYLEQISFSLGVEL, translated from the exons ATGGTTGCGCAACTTAGGCACTGGCTATGGGGACACGTAATATTTATATTGGTGGTGCATGCTTCAGAGTGTGCTTTTAACATATTCAGATATCCTCTCGGTAGTATagaaaggaaatatggaagCCTTCCGGAAAGTGAGCGCCTCAGGCTTAAAGAAGACACGAGGGACATGTTTTACTTCGGCTATGATAACTACATGAAGTATGCCTATCCTGAGGACGAGCTCAACCCTATCCTGTGCCGCGGCCGAGGACCAGATCGTGATGACCC gtccaacatcaacatcaatgaCATCCTTGGTGACTATTCCCTTACTCTCATTGATACTCTGGACACCCTAGCCATCCTTGGTGATGTGGAAGAGTTTCGTCATGCTGTGCAACTTGTCATAGACAATGTCAACTTTGACAAAAATTCTACAGTGCAGGTGTTTGAAGCTAATATTAG ACTATTGGGTGCTTTATTGTCTGCTCATTTACTCATAGAGGACAAGAGTCAACCATTTGGGAACCTAGAACCAGAGTGGTACAATGGAGAACTTTTGGAAATGGCATCTGATTTAGCCTCTCGCTTCATGCCAGCATTTGAGAGCTCCAAGACTGGCCTGCCATATCCAAGG GTAAATTTGCGCAGTGGGGTGCCAGAGGGAAGTCGTACAGACACTTGCACAGCTGGAGCTGGCTCCCTGCTGGTTGAGTTTGGGGTTCTGAGTCGCTTGATTGGAGACCCTGTATACGAGATGTCTGCCAGAAGAGCCAACAGAGTACTGTGGAAACTTCGGAATGAAAATACAGGTTTATTAG GGAATGTGGTGGACGTGGACACAGGCAAATGGGTTGGGGAGCtgagtggtgttggagctggcCTGGACAGCTTCTATGAATATCTTCTTAAGGCCTATGTATTGTTTGGTCATCCAGAGGACTATTATATGTTCAATGAAACCTACAGCCTCATCAAGCATTACATGAGAAGGGG aCGTCCTGACTGTAATTCTGGTGTTGGAGACCATCCACTCTATGTTAATGTGGACATGAAAAACGGCGGTACACACACTACTTGGATTGACTCCCTTCAGGCTGCATTTGCTGGAATACAA GTCTTAGCCGGTGACATGGAAGAGGCTATCTGTACACATGCTCTTTATTACACTATCTGGAAAAAATATGGAGTGTTACCAGAGAGATTCAATTGGCAAAGGATCTCTCCAGATGTGATGTTTTATCCACTAAGACCAGAATTTGTGGAGTCAACATATCTACTGTATCAG GCAACCAAGAATCCATTTTACTTGCATGTTGGACGGGAcatcctcacttccctcaacaACTTAACTCGAGCACGTTGTGGCCATGCTACAGTCCACTCTGTCCTGGATATGACTTTGGAGGATCGTATGGAGTCATTCTTCCTTTCAGAGACCTGCAAGTACTTATATTTG TTGTTTGATGCAGATAACCCCATCAATCTGAACTCTGGCCGCTATATGTTCACCACAGAGGGCCATGTGTTACCATTGGCACCTTGGTTACGCCAACACACCTGGGAGAATGGCCTCTTCCAGGACAACACTCCTGCACCTCACACCAATTTATCTTTGGCTGGT TGTCCATCCATCAATGAAGAGAGGATACATAGGCTGCCCCTGAAAAGCCATTACCTGGAGCAGATATCCTTTTCTCTTGGGGTGGAGTTATGA
- the LOC123516759 gene encoding ER degradation-enhancing alpha-mannosidase-like protein 1 isoform X3 → MPILRTSSTLSCAAAEDQIVMTHYQEATEKVSPISLKENDQGSKESQITRSNININDILGDYSLTLIDTLDTLAILGDVEEFRHAVQLVIDNVNFDKNSTVQVFEANIRLLGALLSAHLLIEDKSQPFGNLEPEWYNGELLEMASDLASRFMPAFESSKTGLPYPRVNLRSGVPEGSRTDTCTAGAGSLLVEFGVLSRLIGDPVYEMSARRANRVLWKLRNENTGLLGNVVDVDTGKWVGELSGVGAGLDSFYEYLLKAYVLFGHPEDYYMFNETYSLIKHYMRRGRPDCNSGVGDHPLYVNVDMKNGGTHTTWIDSLQAAFAGIQVLAGDMEEAICTHALYYTIWKKYGVLPERFNWQRISPDVMFYPLRPEFVESTYLLYQATKNPFYLHVGRDILTSLNNLTRARCGHATVHSVLDMTLEDRMESFFLSETCKYLYLLFDADNPINLNSGRYMFTTEGHVLPLAPWLRQHTWENGLFQDNTPAPHTNLSLAGCPSINEERIHRLPLKSHYLEQISFSLGVEL, encoded by the exons ATGCCTATCCTGAGGACGAGCTCAACCCTATCCTGTGCCGCGGCCGAGGACCAGATCGTGATGACCC ACTATCAAGAGGCAACAGAAAAAGTTTCACCAATatctctaaaagagaatgaccaaggcagtaaagaaagccagatcaccag gtccaacatcaacatcaatgaCATCCTTGGTGACTATTCCCTTACTCTCATTGATACTCTGGACACCCTAGCCATCCTTGGTGATGTGGAAGAGTTTCGTCATGCTGTGCAACTTGTCATAGACAATGTCAACTTTGACAAAAATTCTACAGTGCAGGTGTTTGAAGCTAATATTAG ACTATTGGGTGCTTTATTGTCTGCTCATTTACTCATAGAGGACAAGAGTCAACCATTTGGGAACCTAGAACCAGAGTGGTACAATGGAGAACTTTTGGAAATGGCATCTGATTTAGCCTCTCGCTTCATGCCAGCATTTGAGAGCTCCAAGACTGGCCTGCCATATCCAAGG GTAAATTTGCGCAGTGGGGTGCCAGAGGGAAGTCGTACAGACACTTGCACAGCTGGAGCTGGCTCCCTGCTGGTTGAGTTTGGGGTTCTGAGTCGCTTGATTGGAGACCCTGTATACGAGATGTCTGCCAGAAGAGCCAACAGAGTACTGTGGAAACTTCGGAATGAAAATACAGGTTTATTAG GGAATGTGGTGGACGTGGACACAGGCAAATGGGTTGGGGAGCtgagtggtgttggagctggcCTGGACAGCTTCTATGAATATCTTCTTAAGGCCTATGTATTGTTTGGTCATCCAGAGGACTATTATATGTTCAATGAAACCTACAGCCTCATCAAGCATTACATGAGAAGGGG aCGTCCTGACTGTAATTCTGGTGTTGGAGACCATCCACTCTATGTTAATGTGGACATGAAAAACGGCGGTACACACACTACTTGGATTGACTCCCTTCAGGCTGCATTTGCTGGAATACAA GTCTTAGCCGGTGACATGGAAGAGGCTATCTGTACACATGCTCTTTATTACACTATCTGGAAAAAATATGGAGTGTTACCAGAGAGATTCAATTGGCAAAGGATCTCTCCAGATGTGATGTTTTATCCACTAAGACCAGAATTTGTGGAGTCAACATATCTACTGTATCAG GCAACCAAGAATCCATTTTACTTGCATGTTGGACGGGAcatcctcacttccctcaacaACTTAACTCGAGCACGTTGTGGCCATGCTACAGTCCACTCTGTCCTGGATATGACTTTGGAGGATCGTATGGAGTCATTCTTCCTTTCAGAGACCTGCAAGTACTTATATTTG TTGTTTGATGCAGATAACCCCATCAATCTGAACTCTGGCCGCTATATGTTCACCACAGAGGGCCATGTGTTACCATTGGCACCTTGGTTACGCCAACACACCTGGGAGAATGGCCTCTTCCAGGACAACACTCCTGCACCTCACACCAATTTATCTTTGGCTGGT TGTCCATCCATCAATGAAGAGAGGATACATAGGCTGCCCCTGAAAAGCCATTACCTGGAGCAGATATCCTTTTCTCTTGGGGTGGAGTTATGA
- the LOC123516759 gene encoding ER degradation-enhancing alpha-mannosidase-like protein 1 isoform X4: MVAQLRHWLWGHVIFILVVHASECAFNIFRYPLGSIERKYGSLPESERLRLKEDTRDMFYFGYDNYMKYAYPEDELNPILCRGRGPDRDDPSNININDILGDYSLTLIDTLDTLAILGDVEEFRHAVQLVIDNVNFDKNSTVQVFEANIRLLGALLSAHLLIEDKSQPFGNLEPEWYNGELLEMASDLASRFMPAFESSKTGLPYPRVNLRSGVPEGSRTDTCTAGAGSLLVEFGVLSRLIGDPVYEMSARRANRVLWKLRNENTGLLGNVVDVDTGKWVGELSGVGAGLDSFYEYLLKAYVLFGHPEDYYMFNETYSLIKHYMRRGRPDCNSGVGDHPLYVNVDMKNGGTHTTWIDSLQAAFAGIQVLAGDMEEAICTHALYYTIWKKYGVLPERFNWQRISPDVMFYPLRPEFVESTYLLYQATKNPFYLHVGRDILTSLNNLTRARCGHATVHSVLDMTLEDRMESFFLSETCKYLYLCPSINEERIHRLPLKSHYLEQISFSLGVEL, from the exons ATGGTTGCGCAACTTAGGCACTGGCTATGGGGACACGTAATATTTATATTGGTGGTGCATGCTTCAGAGTGTGCTTTTAACATATTCAGATATCCTCTCGGTAGTATagaaaggaaatatggaagCCTTCCGGAAAGTGAGCGCCTCAGGCTTAAAGAAGACACGAGGGACATGTTTTACTTCGGCTATGATAACTACATGAAGTATGCCTATCCTGAGGACGAGCTCAACCCTATCCTGTGCCGCGGCCGAGGACCAGATCGTGATGACCC gtccaacatcaacatcaatgaCATCCTTGGTGACTATTCCCTTACTCTCATTGATACTCTGGACACCCTAGCCATCCTTGGTGATGTGGAAGAGTTTCGTCATGCTGTGCAACTTGTCATAGACAATGTCAACTTTGACAAAAATTCTACAGTGCAGGTGTTTGAAGCTAATATTAG ACTATTGGGTGCTTTATTGTCTGCTCATTTACTCATAGAGGACAAGAGTCAACCATTTGGGAACCTAGAACCAGAGTGGTACAATGGAGAACTTTTGGAAATGGCATCTGATTTAGCCTCTCGCTTCATGCCAGCATTTGAGAGCTCCAAGACTGGCCTGCCATATCCAAGG GTAAATTTGCGCAGTGGGGTGCCAGAGGGAAGTCGTACAGACACTTGCACAGCTGGAGCTGGCTCCCTGCTGGTTGAGTTTGGGGTTCTGAGTCGCTTGATTGGAGACCCTGTATACGAGATGTCTGCCAGAAGAGCCAACAGAGTACTGTGGAAACTTCGGAATGAAAATACAGGTTTATTAG GGAATGTGGTGGACGTGGACACAGGCAAATGGGTTGGGGAGCtgagtggtgttggagctggcCTGGACAGCTTCTATGAATATCTTCTTAAGGCCTATGTATTGTTTGGTCATCCAGAGGACTATTATATGTTCAATGAAACCTACAGCCTCATCAAGCATTACATGAGAAGGGG aCGTCCTGACTGTAATTCTGGTGTTGGAGACCATCCACTCTATGTTAATGTGGACATGAAAAACGGCGGTACACACACTACTTGGATTGACTCCCTTCAGGCTGCATTTGCTGGAATACAA GTCTTAGCCGGTGACATGGAAGAGGCTATCTGTACACATGCTCTTTATTACACTATCTGGAAAAAATATGGAGTGTTACCAGAGAGATTCAATTGGCAAAGGATCTCTCCAGATGTGATGTTTTATCCACTAAGACCAGAATTTGTGGAGTCAACATATCTACTGTATCAG GCAACCAAGAATCCATTTTACTTGCATGTTGGACGGGAcatcctcacttccctcaacaACTTAACTCGAGCACGTTGTGGCCATGCTACAGTCCACTCTGTCCTGGATATGACTTTGGAGGATCGTATGGAGTCATTCTTCCTTTCAGAGACCTGCAAGTACTTATATTTG TGTCCATCCATCAATGAAGAGAGGATACATAGGCTGCCCCTGAAAAGCCATTACCTGGAGCAGATATCCTTTTCTCTTGGGGTGGAGTTATGA
- the LOC123516759 gene encoding ER degradation-enhancing alpha-mannosidase-like protein 1 isoform X2, with protein MVAQLRHWLWGHVIFILVVHASECAFNIFRYPLGSIERKYGSLPESERLRLKEDTRDMFYFGYDNYMKYAYPEDELNPILCRGRGPDRDDPSNININDILGDYSLTLIDTLDTLAILGDVEEFRHAVQLVIDNVNFDKNSTVQVFEANIRLLGALLSAHLLIEDKSQPFGNLEPEWYNGELLEMASDLASRFMPAFESSKTGLPYPRVNLRSGVPEGSRTDTCTAGAGSLLVEFGVLSRLIGDPVYEMSARRANRVLWKLRNENTGLLGNVVDVDTGKWVGELSGVGAGLDSFYEYLLKAYVLFGHPEDYYMFNETYSLIKHYMRRGRPDCNSGVGDHPLYVNVDMKNGGTHTTWIDSLQAAFAGIQVLAGDMEEAICTHALYYTIWKKYGVLPERFNWQRISPDVMFYPLRPEFVESTYLLYQATKNPFYLHVGRDILTSLNNLTRARCGHATVHSVLDMTLEDRMESFFLSETCKYLYLRAMCYHWHLGYANTPGRMASSRTTLLHLTPIYLWLVVHPSMKRGYIGCP; from the exons ATGGTTGCGCAACTTAGGCACTGGCTATGGGGACACGTAATATTTATATTGGTGGTGCATGCTTCAGAGTGTGCTTTTAACATATTCAGATATCCTCTCGGTAGTATagaaaggaaatatggaagCCTTCCGGAAAGTGAGCGCCTCAGGCTTAAAGAAGACACGAGGGACATGTTTTACTTCGGCTATGATAACTACATGAAGTATGCCTATCCTGAGGACGAGCTCAACCCTATCCTGTGCCGCGGCCGAGGACCAGATCGTGATGACCC gtccaacatcaacatcaatgaCATCCTTGGTGACTATTCCCTTACTCTCATTGATACTCTGGACACCCTAGCCATCCTTGGTGATGTGGAAGAGTTTCGTCATGCTGTGCAACTTGTCATAGACAATGTCAACTTTGACAAAAATTCTACAGTGCAGGTGTTTGAAGCTAATATTAG ACTATTGGGTGCTTTATTGTCTGCTCATTTACTCATAGAGGACAAGAGTCAACCATTTGGGAACCTAGAACCAGAGTGGTACAATGGAGAACTTTTGGAAATGGCATCTGATTTAGCCTCTCGCTTCATGCCAGCATTTGAGAGCTCCAAGACTGGCCTGCCATATCCAAGG GTAAATTTGCGCAGTGGGGTGCCAGAGGGAAGTCGTACAGACACTTGCACAGCTGGAGCTGGCTCCCTGCTGGTTGAGTTTGGGGTTCTGAGTCGCTTGATTGGAGACCCTGTATACGAGATGTCTGCCAGAAGAGCCAACAGAGTACTGTGGAAACTTCGGAATGAAAATACAGGTTTATTAG GGAATGTGGTGGACGTGGACACAGGCAAATGGGTTGGGGAGCtgagtggtgttggagctggcCTGGACAGCTTCTATGAATATCTTCTTAAGGCCTATGTATTGTTTGGTCATCCAGAGGACTATTATATGTTCAATGAAACCTACAGCCTCATCAAGCATTACATGAGAAGGGG aCGTCCTGACTGTAATTCTGGTGTTGGAGACCATCCACTCTATGTTAATGTGGACATGAAAAACGGCGGTACACACACTACTTGGATTGACTCCCTTCAGGCTGCATTTGCTGGAATACAA GTCTTAGCCGGTGACATGGAAGAGGCTATCTGTACACATGCTCTTTATTACACTATCTGGAAAAAATATGGAGTGTTACCAGAGAGATTCAATTGGCAAAGGATCTCTCCAGATGTGATGTTTTATCCACTAAGACCAGAATTTGTGGAGTCAACATATCTACTGTATCAG GCAACCAAGAATCCATTTTACTTGCATGTTGGACGGGAcatcctcacttccctcaacaACTTAACTCGAGCACGTTGTGGCCATGCTACAGTCCACTCTGTCCTGGATATGACTTTGGAGGATCGTATGGAGTCATTCTTCCTTTCAGAGACCTGCAAGTACTTATATTTG AGGGCCATGTGTTACCATTGGCACCTTGGTTACGCCAACACACCTGGGAGAATGGCCTCTTCCAGGACAACACTCCTGCACCTCACACCAATTTATCTTTGGCTGGT TGTCCATCCATCAATGAAGAGAGGATACATAGGCTGCCCCTGA
- the LOC123516760 gene encoding protein ABHD14B-like isoform X2, with protein sequence MAPSLLLTRMPMTPLRVMGMVVGVAVLCLVFSAFRVPSKSLKLGASLDQPPAAAAAAAAAALHTKRDTSGRTMADPSFWHTFDFQSESIPPTVVDAASKVTVITNSINIMGANTFYREAKPPAEMDPSGEVVVLLHGAAFKSANWVELNTINLLAGMGHRVIAVDLPGYGESKQATVEDKAGYLLSLLTHLQANKPILVSPSMSGGFSIPYIIQNPDRLSGYVPVAPVGTKKDKAKYHELQALEIVGVRNLGPN encoded by the exons ATGGCCCCAAGTCTTTTGCTGACAAGGATGCCGATGACACCACTAAGAGTAATGGGGATGGTTGTGGGAGTGGCTGTGCTCTGCCTCGTCTTTTCGGCTTTTAGAGTACCTTCCAAGTCTTTGAAATTGGGTGCTTCATTGGATCAAcctcctgctgctgcagctgctgctgcagctgctgctctTCATACAAAG CGTGATACCAGTGGAAGAACAATGGCAGACCCTAGTTTCTGGCACACATTTGATTTCCAGTCAGAGAGCATCCCTCCTACTGTAGTAGACGCAGCATCAAAAGTAACCGTCATCACCAACAGTATCAATATCATG GGTGCCAACACGTTCTATCGTGAAGCAAAGCCTCCTGCAGAGATGGACCCCAGTGGAGAGGTAGTGGTATTGCTCCATGGTGCTGCCTTTAAATCTGCCAACTGGGTGGAACTCAACacaattaatcttctggcaGGAATGGGTCATAGAGTGATTGCAGTTGACCTTCCTG GGTATGGAGAGTCAAAACAAGCCACAGTGGAAGACAAGGCTGGGTACCTCCTCTCCTTGCTGACCCATCTGCAGGCCAACAAACCCATCCTGGTCTCCCCCTCCATGAGTGGAGGATTTTCCATCCCCTACATCATCCAGAATCCTGATAGGCTGAGTGGATATGTGCCAGTAGCTCCTGTAGGCACTAAGAAGGACAAAGCCAAGTATCATGAGTTGCAG